From a region of the Aeoliella mucimassa genome:
- a CDS encoding nucleotidyltransferase domain-containing protein, whose amino-acid sequence MTPAPQNPNLIYSIGTQVVVLKSVQGSDGKAVHPAGAVGVVVRAPRDQHHSYRIRFPDGFEALLGHHQLMLLSQYKQGAIDQANPTLSTQGLFDRVIYRCVVGSRAFGLDTEESDTDRRGIYLPPAELHWSLYGVPEQLENEGSEECYWELQKFLVMALKGNPNILECLYTPLVEHATPLAEQLLAMREAFLSRLVYQTYNGYVMSQFKRMQAALRNQGRIKPKHVMHLIRLLLSGIHVLREGFVPVDVGEHRERLFAIKNDEMPWDEVEAWRKQLHKEFDRANAETTLPERPDYEQANEFLVRARRLAVENELP is encoded by the coding sequence ATGACTCCCGCTCCTCAAAACCCGAACCTCATTTACTCCATCGGCACCCAGGTGGTAGTGCTCAAGAGCGTGCAGGGCTCGGATGGCAAGGCGGTGCACCCGGCCGGGGCGGTTGGCGTAGTGGTGCGGGCGCCGCGGGATCAGCATCATTCCTATCGCATTCGTTTCCCCGATGGCTTCGAGGCACTCCTCGGCCATCACCAGCTGATGTTGCTCTCGCAGTACAAGCAAGGTGCCATCGACCAGGCGAATCCCACGCTCTCTACCCAAGGGCTGTTCGACCGCGTGATCTATCGCTGCGTCGTCGGTTCGCGGGCGTTCGGGCTCGATACCGAGGAGTCCGATACCGACCGCCGAGGCATTTATTTGCCGCCGGCCGAATTGCACTGGTCGCTGTACGGCGTGCCCGAGCAGTTGGAAAACGAAGGTAGCGAAGAGTGCTACTGGGAACTGCAGAAGTTCCTCGTCATGGCCCTCAAGGGGAATCCGAATATCCTCGAGTGCCTTTACACGCCGCTGGTCGAGCACGCGACACCGCTCGCCGAGCAACTGCTCGCCATGCGCGAGGCGTTTCTATCGCGACTGGTCTACCAAACGTACAACGGCTACGTGATGAGCCAGTTCAAACGCATGCAAGCCGCGCTGCGCAATCAGGGTCGCATCAAACCTAAGCATGTGATGCACTTGATCCGGCTACTCCTCTCGGGCATTCATGTGCTCCGCGAAGGTTTCGTGCCGGTCGACGTCGGCGAGCACCGCGAGCGGCTGTTTGCGATCAAGAACGACGAAATGCCGTGGGACGAAGTCGAAGCCTGGCGCAAGCAGCTACACAAAGAGTTCGACCGAGCCAACGCCGAGACCACCCTGCCCGAGCGCCCCGACTACGAACAGGCGAACGAGTTCTTGGTGCGGGCTCGGCGATTGGCCGTGGAGAATGAATTGCCATGA
- a CDS encoding nucleotidyltransferase domain-containing protein, whose translation MNAQTIDNEKLQCHVDAHPYPLVFATISGAHLYGFPSPDSDFDLRGVHLLPLDHLLGLEVSHETVEKSGVYDGLEIDLVTHDAKKFFGLMLKKNGYVLEQLLSPLVVHTTPEHEELKQLAAKCITRYHGHHYLGFAANQWKLFGREEPPRVKPLLYTFRVLLTGIHLMRTGQVEANLLRLNETAKLTYIDDLVARKLEGPEKGRLETGQLEYYEREYQRLLAELETAMAESPLPEQPTARATLDDLLVRLRLQEGAGP comes from the coding sequence ATGAACGCCCAAACGATTGATAACGAGAAGCTCCAGTGTCACGTCGACGCCCATCCCTATCCGCTCGTCTTTGCGACGATCAGCGGCGCGCACTTGTATGGTTTCCCCTCGCCCGATTCCGATTTCGATTTGCGTGGGGTGCACCTGCTGCCGCTCGACCATTTGTTGGGGCTGGAAGTGTCCCACGAAACCGTGGAAAAGTCGGGCGTGTACGATGGCTTGGAGATCGACCTGGTAACGCACGATGCGAAAAAGTTCTTTGGGCTGATGCTCAAGAAGAATGGCTACGTGCTCGAGCAGTTGCTTTCGCCGCTGGTGGTGCATACCACGCCGGAGCACGAAGAGCTCAAGCAGCTTGCCGCGAAGTGCATTACCCGTTACCACGGCCATCACTACTTGGGATTTGCCGCGAATCAGTGGAAGCTGTTTGGTCGCGAGGAGCCACCACGGGTGAAGCCGCTGCTCTATACGTTTCGAGTGTTGTTGACCGGGATCCATTTGATGCGAACTGGCCAGGTCGAAGCCAACCTGCTGCGCCTGAACGAAACCGCGAAGCTCACCTACATCGACGATTTAGTCGCTCGCAAACTCGAGGGGCCCGAGAAAGGGCGACTCGAAACCGGGCAGCTGGAATACTACGAGCGCGAGTATCAGCGATTGCTCGCCGAACTAGAAACCGCCATGGCCGAATCGCCGCTACCCGAACAACCAACCGCCCGCGCGACACTCGACGATCTGTTGGTGCGGCTGCGGCTGCAAGAAGGGGCAGGTCCGTGA
- a CDS encoding ATP-grasp domain-containing protein has protein sequence MNTTTLVMSWRNTVDNQILWRTAIQRGWSVERMRGLQVPEIDTDRVVVYIESLLAPSLASQLGVELSLLTDDWLPQLPEKYRLRQVELTTLGDIVEADLPRFLKPPNEKSFPAKVYEKVDSLLADYGETTTVLSATPVEWVAEFRCFCLDSQVRTLSPYLRRGELSALDGFTATDEELRDAKHFAESVLNDQRVTVPRAVVLDVGIIEGFGWAVVEANAAWGSGIYGCDPNEVLDVLKQATTKCNERPND, from the coding sequence ATGAATACCACCACGCTTGTGATGTCGTGGAGAAACACCGTTGACAACCAGATTCTTTGGCGAACCGCCATTCAGCGTGGATGGTCGGTAGAACGGATGCGCGGTCTGCAGGTGCCGGAGATCGATACGGACCGAGTGGTGGTCTACATCGAATCGCTTCTTGCGCCGAGTTTAGCCAGTCAGTTGGGTGTTGAATTGAGTTTGTTAACGGACGATTGGTTGCCGCAGCTTCCCGAAAAGTATCGTCTTCGGCAAGTGGAACTCACAACTTTGGGGGACATCGTTGAAGCCGACTTGCCACGATTCCTTAAGCCGCCAAACGAGAAGTCGTTTCCGGCGAAGGTCTACGAGAAGGTGGACTCGCTGTTAGCCGACTATGGTGAAACGACCACGGTGCTCTCCGCGACTCCAGTTGAGTGGGTAGCCGAGTTTCGCTGTTTCTGTCTGGACTCACAGGTGCGGACTCTCTCTCCCTATTTGAGGCGGGGGGAACTGAGTGCGCTCGATGGATTCACCGCCACTGACGAAGAGTTGCGTGATGCGAAGCACTTTGCCGAGTCCGTACTAAACGACCAGCGGGTGACGGTCCCCAGGGCTGTGGTGCTCGACGTTGGTATCATTGAGGGGTTCGGCTGGGCTGTGGTCGAAGCAAATGCCGCGTGGGGATCGGGTATCTATGGTTGTGATCCAAACGAAGTGCTAGATGTCCTCAAGCAAGCTACGACGAAGTGCAATGAACGCCCAAACGATTGA
- a CDS encoding IS4 family transposase has protein sequence MAAALLWAWSDEQTLTERFFVVRKILLCLDKEQQQLATSYQAFIKILRRWTKPLAALLQSVLQQRMQATLTDCWLTAGYLVFAVDGSRLELPRTRSHEQAYSTIRHARRVKNSRYKRRQAKDAKKVNSPQLWLTTMWHIGTGLPWDWRVGPGDSSERVHLREMLTSLPAGALITADGGFMGYEGLQAIIKSGRHVLLRVGANVRLLKQLGYVREWTGTVYLWPDRESKRGNEPLVLRLVVATDGKQPVYLVTNILSRRELSDKQVIALYARRWGIELFYRHLKQTFHRRKLLSREAENAKLEITWSLFGLWAMSLFALVEAMKQGITPAKLSFAKLLLAFRRTMRDYLHPTEKNERLCERLRQAIIDSYKRANKTSRNYPRKKQAKPPGVPQLLTATKTQALRAKQIKPVLRKGLTA, from the coding sequence ATGGCAGCCGCGCTGTTATGGGCCTGGTCGGACGAGCAGACTCTCACCGAGCGTTTTTTCGTTGTGCGTAAGATACTACTCTGCCTCGATAAAGAGCAACAGCAACTGGCCACTTCCTACCAAGCCTTCATAAAAATCCTTCGTCGCTGGACGAAGCCGCTCGCCGCGTTGTTGCAGTCAGTGCTGCAACAACGGATGCAAGCGACGCTGACCGATTGCTGGCTCACCGCGGGATACCTCGTATTCGCGGTCGATGGTAGTCGCCTTGAATTGCCTCGCACCCGCTCGCACGAACAAGCCTATTCGACGATTCGTCACGCACGACGGGTAAAGAACAGTCGCTACAAGAGACGGCAGGCCAAAGATGCGAAGAAAGTCAACTCGCCTCAACTCTGGCTCACAACGATGTGGCACATCGGTACGGGATTGCCGTGGGACTGGCGGGTCGGACCTGGTGACAGTAGCGAACGTGTCCACTTGCGGGAGATGCTCACTAGCTTGCCAGCCGGGGCTTTGATAACGGCCGATGGCGGATTCATGGGGTACGAAGGGCTGCAAGCGATTATCAAAAGTGGCCGACACGTCCTGCTGCGAGTGGGAGCCAATGTGCGGTTGCTGAAACAGCTTGGTTATGTACGGGAATGGACCGGCACGGTCTATCTATGGCCCGATCGGGAATCGAAGCGTGGCAACGAACCGCTCGTGTTGCGACTGGTGGTCGCTACGGATGGCAAGCAGCCGGTCTACCTGGTTACCAATATCCTTTCTCGGCGTGAATTGAGCGACAAGCAGGTGATTGCATTGTATGCACGTCGCTGGGGCATCGAACTATTCTATCGCCATCTCAAGCAGACCTTTCACCGTCGAAAACTCCTCTCTCGCGAAGCCGAGAACGCCAAGCTCGAAATCACCTGGTCGTTGTTCGGCTTATGGGCGATGTCGCTGTTCGCGTTGGTCGAAGCGATGAAGCAAGGCATCACACCAGCAAAGTTGAGTTTCGCCAAGCTGCTGTTGGCGTTTCGCCGCACGATGCGTGATTACCTGCATCCAACGGAGAAAAACGAACGCCTGTGCGAGAGGCTTCGCCAAGCCATCATCGACAGCTACAAGAGAGCAAACAAAACCAGCCGCAACTACCCACGAAAAAAACAAGCCAAACCGCCAGGAGTACCACAACTGCTCACTGCTACCAAGACACAGGCCCTGCGAGCAAAGCAAATCAAACCAGTACTACGAAAAGGGTTAACGGCGTAA